The DNA segment GTGCCAAAAGATGATTTCCAGGATTATGATATCGTTTATGTTGTCACTGATATGCAGAGCTTTCTCGATCATCCATCATGGATTGATATATTCGGGCAGCGCGTCATTTTACAGATGCCGGAGGCAATGGATTTGTATCCACCTGAACTTGGAAACTGGTTTTCTTACTTAATGCTATTTGAAGATGAAACAAGAATTGACTTGATCCTAGTTCCGATAGAGGAATTAAATAAATATCTGCAAAACGATAAGCTGATTAAGATATTACTGGATAAGGACCATCGGGTGCCTGTTCTCCCGCCATCAACGGATAAAGACTACTGGGTTCAGCGGCCGACCGCTGCCTATTTTGATGACTGCTGTAATGAATTCTGGTGGTTATCTACTTATGTTGTAAAGGGGCTCTGCCGGGAAGAATTTCCCTATGCAATTGACCATCTTACTAATATGCGAAACCAGCTTTATACAATGCTATCCTGGCAGGTTGGGATAGAGATTGACTTCTCCGCCAGTATGGGAAAGAATTTTAAATATCTCAAAAATTATCTCTCTGCGGGTGTATGGAAAGAGGTCATGAAAACATATCAGAATGATACTAAAGAAAATATATGGAGTTCTTTCTGGAAATGCTGTGAGCTTTTTCGAAATGCATCAACTGGAGTCGCATTACAGATGGAATTTAAATATCCTGAATACGATGAGAAAGTGACTCGTTACCTTGAGGAAAAGAATGAAAAATGAGATCGCGATACAGCAAGTATATGACGGGGATGAAAAAGCACAGATTGTTTCTGATGTTTTAAGTGATCTGCCAGAGTGGTTTGGCCTTCCAGATAGTACAAAGGAATATATTGAAGATTCCAGAACATTGTTACTATGGGCAGCGTCAGGCATTAGAAAAATATGCAAAGATCAATTATAAGTATCTACAGGTGAAAACCGTAGATGAAGGTCACTATAAAGAATATGATCAGACAATAGCATTCTATAAAAAGATGGGATTTTCAAAGCTCGAAGTCTTTCCTGACTTGTGGGACGAGTGGAATCCCTGCCTGGTTATGGTTAAGGCAATACCGTCAATTTCAATCCAATGTGACGGAATATCTTTATAAGAACAAATAGTTTGGACTACTGTCAGTGAAAGATACCACTGGTAGACAAAATGGCAGAAAGTCGATATATAACGGATTTCTGCCACTTTTACTGCAGAACTCAAACCTTTATTGAGGGGTGAGAAAGTTAATAGCTTATAGCTCGTTATATTTTTTCTTACTACCTCTGGCTTTTTTTACCGGGTATTTTTCATTATTACGTTTGATCTTTTCCTGAACGATT comes from the Blautia liquoris genome and includes:
- a CDS encoding aminoglycoside 6-adenylyltransferase, translating into MRSEKEMYELILSVAEKDERVRIVGMNGSRTNPNVPKDDFQDYDIVYVVTDMQSFLDHPSWIDIFGQRVILQMPEAMDLYPPELGNWFSYLMLFEDETRIDLILVPIEELNKYLQNDKLIKILLDKDHRVPVLPPSTDKDYWVQRPTAAYFDDCCNEFWWLSTYVVKGLCREEFPYAIDHLTNMRNQLYTMLSWQVGIEIDFSASMGKNFKYLKNYLSAGVWKEVMKTYQNDTKENIWSSFWKCCELFRNASTGVALQMEFKYPEYDEKVTRYLEEKNEK
- a CDS encoding N-acetyltransferase, giving the protein MKTVDEGHYKEYDQTIAFYKKMGFSKLEVFPDLWDEWNPCLVMVKAIPSISIQCDGISL